One Perca flavescens isolate YP-PL-M2 chromosome 14, PFLA_1.0, whole genome shotgun sequence genomic window carries:
- the LOC114568267 gene encoding ras/Rap GTPase-activating protein SynGAP gives METPPNTTPQPFRQPSFLNRRLKGSIKRAKSQPKLDRTSSFRQMILPRFRSADQERTRLMQSFKESHSHESLLSPSSAAEALDLVLDEDAIIKPVHSSILGQEYCFEVTTNSGTKCFACRSASERDKWIENLQRAVKPNKDNSRRVDNVLKLWIIEARDLPAKKRYYCELCLDDMLYARTTSKPRTDTVFWGEHFEFNNLPTIRSLRLHLYKETDKKRRKEKSTYLGLVSIPISSITGRQFVEQWYPVVQSSVLAKSGGVGSTKVINASLRVKSRYQTMNILPMELYKEFAEYITNNYRTLCAVLEPLLSVKSKEEVAFALVHILQSTGKTKEFLSDMAMCEVDRFMDREHLIFRENTLATKAVEEYLKLIGHRYLKDAIGDFIRALYESEENCEVDPMRVPPSVLADHQANLRMCCELLLCKIINSLCIFPRELKEVFASWRARCAERGREDLADSLISSSLFLRFMCPAIMSPSLFNLMQEYPAERTSRTLTLIAKVMQNLASFSKFGPKEEYMYFMNEFLEMEWGSMQQFLYEISNMDAGGNAGGFEGYIDLGRELSMLHSLLWEVMGQLSKDAILKLGPLPRLLNDISVALRNPQLHMPTNHQPDRPKDRLFSRPSFNRLMSSDFQSLMMRDLNSSIDISRLPSPTTGVSAVESLSSNLNMRRHAERDLRSSREVFYVTRPPLARSSPAYCTSSSDITEPDPKVHSVNKSVSMMDLQDSRMNSISNLNSVGDMLTSSQASIAGLGHSFGNLCGPLRMGGHMPAGSAGSGLRLSQMGHIGGPTESISQQQQQAAAAMHFPLSFQNPLFHLAAQNSPAQSQSQPHPPPLLLAPEPENGHHDYAPPFGNSAFSRSEDLSALRSQSSLVQPSIVHSHSYSDDFTRQNQSNDYAWHQLSLQSLQQQHLMGVVSQTATGTGTPASLATPPTTVHPNRQSSMAPPQHLKSQRSINTPATATPPKVRPQSRNLLLDSSDTNFSGRQQQQESQLSVTDSPAPGLPYQTSSAKENPGPQAAAEESTDTPTKSTKKSQQTQLQPPQQHLLKPGNKQGSPSTLSTPALNERTVAWVSNMPHLSADIESLRPDREGQLKEYSKSMDESRLERVKEYEEEIYSLKERLKMSHRKLEEYEQRLASQEQQTSKILMQYQNRLEDSERRLKQQQVEKDSQIKGIINRLMAVEDELRGGAIPDIKPRILTDQSFNQGYGHPGS, from the exons GACACGCTTGATGCAGAGCTTCAAAGAATCCCACTCCCATGAATCCCTACTTTCTCCTAGCAGCGCTGCAGAAGCTTTGGACCTAGTTTTGGATGAAGATGCCATAATCAAACCTGTCCACTCTAGCATTTTAGGACAAGAGTACTGCTTTGAG GTGACCACCAATTCAGGGACAAAATGTTTTGCCTGCCGTTCAGCTTCTGAGAGAGACAAGTGGATTGAAAATCTGCAACGCGCTGTCAAACCTAACAAA GACAACAGCAGACGAGTGGACAATGTGCTCAAGTTGTGGATCATTGAAGCTCGAGACCTTCCGGCTAAGAAACGTTATTATTGTGAGCTGTGTCTGGATGACATGCTGTACGCTCGCACCACAAGCAAACCCCGGACCGACACAGTCTTCTGGGGCGAGCATTTTGAATTTAACAATTTGCCTACCATTCGTAGCCTTCGTTTGCACCTCTACAAGGaaactgataaaaaaagacGCAAG GAGAAAAGCACATACCTTGGCCTTGTCAGCATCCCCATCTCCAGCATCACTGGGCGGCAGTTTGTCGAGCAGTGGTACCCGGTGGTACAGTCCAGTGTCTTGGCCAAAAGCGGTGGTGTTGGAAGTACTAAAGTGATCAACGCCTCCCTACGTGTTAAGTCTCGCTACCAGACAATGAACATCCTTCCAATGGAGCTGTACAAGGAGTTTGCGGAGTACATTACCAACAACTACCGAACACTGTGTGCAGTTCTGGAGCCTCTGTTGAGTGTGAAAAGCAAAGAGGAGGTGGCGTTTGCTCTGGTGCACATCCTGCAAAGCACAGGAAAGACAAAG GAGTTCCTGTCTGACATGGCGATGTGTGAGGTGGATCGGTTCATGGACCGTGAGCACTTGATCTTTCGTGAGAACACGCTAGCTACAAAAGCTGTGGAAGAGTACCTCAAACTGATAGGTCACCGATACCTCAAGGATGCTATAG GTGACTTCATTCGAGCCTTATACGAGTCTGAGGAGAACTGTGAGGTGGATCCCATGCGTGTCCCGCCGTCAGTCCTCGCTGACCATCAAGCCAACCTACGAATGTGTTGTGAGCTGTTACTCTGCAAGATCATCAACTCTCTCTG CATATTTCCCCGGGAGCTGAAGGAAGTTTTTGCCTCGTGGAGAGCCAGATGTGCTGAGCGTGGAAGAGAGGATCTCGCCGACAGCCTCATCAGCTCCTCCCTATTTCTTCGCTTCATGTGCCCAGCCATCATGTCCCCCTCCCTGTTCAACCTAATGCAGGAGTACCCCGCTGAGCGCACATCCCGCACACTCACGCTCATAGCCAAGGTGATGCAGAACCTGGCCAGCTTCAGCAA ATTTGGACCCAAGGAGGAATACATGTATTTCATGAACGAGTTCCTGGAGATGGAGTGGGGCTCCATGCAGCAGTTTCTCTATGAGATTTCCAACATGGACGCCGGAGGAAACGCTGGAGGGTTTGAGGGCTATATTGACCTTGGTAGAGAATTGTCCATGCTCCACAGCTTGCTGTGGGAAGTCATGGGCCAGCTTAGCAAG GATGCTATTCTCAAACTCGGACCCCTACCACGGCTGCTGAATGACATCAGCGTCGCCCTGAGGAACCCACAGCTCCACATGCCTACAAATCACCAGCCGGACCGACCGAAGGACAGACTCTTTTCGCGACCATCTTTCAATCGTCTCATGTCCTCTGACTTCCAAAGCCTTATGATGCGTGACTTAAACAG TTCAATAGACATCTCTCGCCTCCCATCGCCTACGACTGGAGTCTCGGCTGTAGAATCCCTCTCATCGAATCTGAACATGAGGCGTCACGCAGAACGAGACCTCCGCTCATCGAGGGAAGTGTTCTATGTGACCCGTCCACCGCTGGCTCGATCCAGTCCTGCATACTGCACGAGCAGCTCGGACATCACTGAACCCGATCCAAAG GTCCATAGTGTGAACAAAAGTGTGTCCATGATGGATCTTCAGGACTCCCGAATGAACAGCATTTCCAACCTGAACTCTGTGGGAGACATGCTCACCTCCTCTCAAGCCTCCATCGCCGGCCTGGGCCACAGCTTCGGTAACCTCTGTGGTCCTCTTCGTATGGGAGGGCATATGCCAGCAGGCTCCGCTGGCTCTGGTTTGAGGCTGAGCCAGATGGGCCACATAGGGGGGCCCACCGAATCCATCtctcaacagcagcagcaggcagcagcGGCCATGCACTTCCCCCTGTCTTTCCAGAACCCGCTATTCCATCTGGCCGCCCAGAACTCCCCAGCTCAGTCTCAATCTCAGCCTCATccccctcctctgctcctcgCCCCCGAGCCTGAGAATGGCCACCACGACTATGCACCGCCCTTTGGCAACAGTGCTTTCTCCCGCAGCGAGGACTTGTCCGCCCTGCGGTCACAAAGCAGTCTGGTGCAGCCCAGCATTGTCCACTCACACAGTTACAGTGATGATTTCACCCGGCAGAATCAGAGCAATGACTACGCTTGGCACCAGCTGTCACTGCAG tctctccagcagcagcacctGATGGGAGTCGTATCTCAGACAGCCACTGGGACGGGCACCCCTGCCTCCTTGGCCACACCACCTACTACAGTGCACCCAAACCGACAGTCATCCATGGCTCCTCCACAACATCTCAAGTCACAGCGATCCATTAACACTCCAGCCACCGCCACGCCACCAAAGGTTCGCCCACAGAGCAGGAATCTCCTCCTCGACTCTTCTGACACAAACTTCAGCGGCAG gcagcaacaacaggaaTCCCAGCTGTCTGTGACAGATAGTCCAGCTCCCGGACTCCCGTACCAGACGAGCTCTGCTAAAGAGAACCCGGGCCCGCAGGCAGCTGCAGAGGAGTCAACAGACACACCTACAAAAAGCACCAAGAAGTCTCAACAGACACAACTGCAGCCGCCACAGCAGCATCTGCTCAAGCCAGGCAATAAACAG GGTTCTCCATCAACCCTGAGCACCCCGGCCCTCAATGAACGGACAGTCGCCTGGGTGTCCAACATGCCACATCTCTCTGCTGACATAGAAAGCTTGCGGCCGGACCGTGAGGGTCAGCTGAAAGAGTACTCCAAGAGCATGGATGAGTCACGATTAGAGAGG GTAAAAGAGTATGAAGAAGAGATATATTCCTTGAAGGAGCGGCTGAAGATGTCTCATCGCAAGCTTGAAGAATATGAGCAGAGACTTGCGTCGCAGGAACAGCAGACAAGCAAGATCCTAATGCAGTATCAGAACCGCCTGGAAGACAGTGAGCGCCGTCTAAAACAGCAGCAAGTTGAAAAGGACTCACAAATTAAAGGCATCATCAACAG ACTCATGGCTGTGGAAGATGAGCTGAGAGGGGGTGCCATACCTGATATTAAGCCTCGAATCCTCACAGACCAG TCTTTCAACCAGGGCTATGGCCACCCCGGATCCTGA